A region of Micromonospora sp. WMMD882 DNA encodes the following proteins:
- a CDS encoding ATP-binding protein: protein MTTRPTLFLTVGLPGTGKTTEARRIEVEEKALRLTKDEWVKALYGLANPPSASDVIEGRLIEIGLRALELGVSVVIDFGLWARDERSALRQAAADLGAAVEMRYFELPPAEQRRRLDRRQAEEPHTTWHMSDEELAQWAALISIPTQGELDGSEPVDCAPAGFTTWEDWRRHRWPPSVP, encoded by the coding sequence ATGACGACACGACCGACTCTGTTCCTGACCGTGGGACTGCCAGGCACCGGGAAGACGACAGAAGCGCGACGCATCGAAGTGGAGGAGAAGGCTCTTCGCCTCACGAAGGACGAGTGGGTGAAGGCTCTGTACGGTCTCGCGAACCCGCCGTCGGCCTCGGACGTGATCGAAGGACGGCTCATCGAGATCGGGTTGCGCGCGCTCGAGCTCGGTGTCAGCGTTGTTATCGACTTCGGTCTCTGGGCTAGAGACGAGCGATCCGCGCTACGGCAGGCAGCCGCCGACCTCGGCGCGGCGGTGGAGATGCGCTATTTCGAACTCCCACCGGCTGAGCAGCGGAGACGACTTGACCGGCGTCAAGCCGAAGAGCCGCACACGACGTGGCACATGTCCGACGAGGAGCTCGCCCAGTGGGCTGCCCTCATCAGCATCCCGACGCAAGGGGAGCTCGACGGCAGCGAACCTGTCGATTGCGCGCCGGCGGGATTCACGACATGGGAGGACTGGCGCAGGCATCGCTGGCCTCCGTCGGTCCCCTGA
- a CDS encoding DLW-39 family protein, whose amino-acid sequence MAKKVLFLLGVVGVAVVVAQKIKASNDERALWHEATTAPDLR is encoded by the coding sequence ATGGCCAAGAAAGTCCTGTTCCTGCTGGGCGTGGTCGGTGTCGCGGTCGTCGTGGCCCAGAAGATCAAGGCGTCGAACGACGAGCGCGCCCTGTGGCACGAGGCGACCACCGCCCCCGACCTGCGGTAA
- a CDS encoding DUF3566 domain-containing protein, translating into MTETQAKSGNKGASAKPVDEDAAKGGTPATGRAAVGRATVPADAPAPKFTRAPGMTPPPDKPAADDAGKSDRTEAIGVDAPTSGITPVGSGAAARPTTTQPIPTTGAGTASTGTQSRVGGGQPDPGRPGAPRPNGGGLPPGVGSSAVGAARVNDAVRAARTSVTSAASRGPRRARLNLKRIDPWSVMKFAFAVSVVLFIVVVVATSVLYLALDAMGVFQSVNESLADLVNAGGGAGSGGFQITAKGVILSSALLGLVNVVLFTALATLGAFVYNVCADLVGGVELTLAERD; encoded by the coding sequence ATGACGGAGACACAGGCGAAGTCGGGGAACAAGGGGGCCTCGGCCAAACCGGTCGACGAGGATGCCGCGAAGGGCGGGACCCCCGCGACCGGCCGCGCCGCGGTGGGCCGGGCCACGGTCCCCGCCGACGCGCCTGCCCCGAAGTTCACCCGGGCCCCCGGGATGACGCCGCCGCCGGACAAACCGGCAGCGGACGACGCCGGGAAGTCCGACCGGACCGAGGCGATCGGCGTCGACGCGCCGACATCGGGGATCACACCGGTGGGCAGCGGCGCCGCCGCCCGTCCGACGACAACCCAGCCGATCCCCACGACGGGGGCCGGCACGGCGTCGACCGGCACCCAGTCCCGGGTCGGCGGCGGCCAGCCGGACCCCGGACGTCCCGGCGCGCCCCGCCCGAACGGCGGCGGCCTGCCGCCCGGCGTCGGGTCGTCGGCGGTCGGGGCGGCCCGGGTCAACGACGCGGTACGCGCGGCGCGCACCTCGGTCACGTCCGCGGCGTCCCGTGGTCCGCGTCGGGCCCGGCTGAACCTCAAGCGGATCGACCCGTGGTCGGTGATGAAGTTCGCCTTCGCCGTCTCCGTGGTGCTCTTCATCGTCGTGGTGGTCGCCACCTCGGTGCTCTACCTCGCGTTGGACGCCATGGGCGTGTTCCAGAGCGTCAACGAGAGCCTCGCCGACCTGGTCAACGCCGGTGGCGGGGCGGGCAGCGGCGGGTTCCAGATCACCGCCAAGGGCGTGATCCTCAGCTCGGCGCTGCTCGGGCTGGTCAACGTCGTCCTGTTCACGGCGCTCGCCACGCTCGGGGCGTTCGTCTACAACGTCTGCGCCGACCTGGTCGGCGGGGTCGAGCTCACCCTCGCCGAGCGGGACTGA